The Stenotrophomonas sp. ZAC14D1_NAIMI4_1 DNA segment GCATGCCAGCCCTTCAGCACCGGCGCTACTTCCGGGTAGAAGTGCGCGGTGTAATCGCCGCGGCGGTAACCGGCATCCCAGATCAGGCCCTGCAGGGCCTTGAGCGCAGTGTGCTTGCGGTCCTGGTCGATCCAGCCCTGCAGCGTCTCGGCCACCAGGCTGTCCTGGCAGGCGCCACCGATCTCGGTGGCCACCGCATCCAGCCAGCGGCGCACCTCCGGCTGCTGGCCGTGTTCGGCCACGAAGGCCGGCAGGGCCTGGCGGGCATAGGGGAACAGCACGTTCTTGACGAACGAGATGCTGCTGGTGGTGCCTTCGATGTCGGTCAGGATGACGCGGGGCTGCATGGATCAGGACGCCTGGGTGGGAACGTAACGGGGGAATTTCTGCGCAATGTCGGTGCCGGTGAAGTGACCGACCCAGCCGTCCGGCTCGGTGAAGAAGCGGATGGCCACGAAGCTCGGCTCATCGCCCATGTCGAACCAGTGGGTGGTGCCGTCGGGCACGGCGATCAGGTCATCCTTCACGCACTCGATCTCGTAGACCTTGTCACCCACGTGCAGGGTAAACAGGCCCGAGCCTGCGACGAAGAAGCGCACCTCGTCTTCCTTGTGGAAGTGTTCGTCGAGGAACTTCTTGCGCAGTTCGGCGCGGTTCGGGTTGTCCGGGGCGATCGATGCCACGTCCACGCTCTTGAAGCCGCGCTCGGCGACCAGGCGGTCGATGTCCGCACGGTAGGCGGCGAACACTTCGTCCTGGCTGGCGCCCGGTGCGACCGGCGCGGTGGCCTGCCAGCGCTCGAAGGTGACGCCGATCTTCTGCAGTTCGGCCGCGATGATCGCGCCGTCCTGGGAATCCAGCAGCGGTGATTCGGGATGGGTGTCGTCGTAGATGCGCAGTCGGCTCATGGCGGCAGCTTGAACGTCTCGGGGGGAAGACAGGGTAACAGGGTGGTGAAGGGCGGCAGATTCCGGATTGGAATCTGCACCCCGGCGCCGGTTCAGTCGCGCAGCTTGCGCAGTTCCAGCTCGCAGTGGAACAGGAACTCGAAGGCTTCCATGTGGCGGCGCGCTTCGGCCATGTCGCGGCCCCAGGCATACAGGCCGTGGCCGTCGATCAGGTAGCCCCACAGGGGCTGGGTGTCGAGCAGGGCATCGACCTGCGCCGACAGCACGTTCATGTCCTGGGTGTTGGCGAACACCGGCACGTCGATGGCCATATCGTGGGTGCTGTTGCCGGCGAAGGCCTTCAGCAGCTCGTAGCCTTCGATGCGGATGTGGCCCTGCGGTGCGTACAGGCGCGAGGCGATGGTCTGCACCGGTGAATGGGTGTGCAGCACGCAGCCGATTTCCGGGAAGCGGCGGTACAGCTGGGTGTGCAGCAGGGTCTCGGCGGACGGGCGCAGCGGGCGGCCGACGGCGAGGCCGTCGAAATCCACCACCATGATGTCGTCCTCGATGAGGCGGCCCTTGTCCTTGCCCGAGACCGTGATCGCGGCGTGGCGGTCGTCCAGGCGGTGGGAGAAGTTGCTGCTGGTGGCCGGGGTCCAGCCGGCGTGGGCCAGTTCGCGGACGTTGTCGATCAGCAGCTGGGCCAGTTCGCTCAGGCGCGCGGTGTCGTAGGGGAAGGTGGGGGCGTTCATGCGGTCGATTTTACTGGATTCGGCCAACGGCTGAGCCCCTCGTGGCGGGTTGGTCGGTCGCGGAACGCGGGTTCTCGGGTTTGGCCGGGCGGGTGGGTTGCGCGGGGGACGCCGTGAATCCGTCCCTGGAGGCTTGTGAGCGCCATCCATGGCGCTCGCACCCCCGCGCAACCCACCCGCCCGGCCACGGACAGGTTCCGTGCGCGCCAGCCACGGAGTGAAGAAGGAAAGGCAGAAGCGGGTCGCGGCGCTGCGCTTGCTCGGAGCGGAGCATGGCTCCGCTCTACAGAAGATTCATTCCCCAGACGGACTTCATCCACGCATGGCGTGGATCTACCGGACGTGCCGGGAGAGTGTCAGGGGTGGGGAGGCATGGGTTCGCGGGGGTGTCCGCGGCATGGATGCCGCGGCCAAGCCTCCAGGGATGGATTCACGGCGTCCCCCGCGAACCCATGCCTCCCCGCCAAACCCTCAGCCCAGCCGTTGCTGTTGACGTTGCTCCAGCGGGTGCAGGGCCGCAGGCCCTGCAATACAGAAAACCCTCACTGGCCCCGCAGGCGGCTGTGCTTGAAGCCGTAGCAGAAATAGATCACGAAGCCGACGAACGTCCAGACACCCATCAGCATCCAGTTGTGCATCGTCATCGCCGACAGCAGCGCCAGGCAGCTCAGCACGCCCAGGGTGCAGATCAGCCACGCCATCGGC contains these protein-coding regions:
- the mtnC gene encoding acireductone synthase gives rise to the protein MQPRVILTDIEGTTSSISFVKNVLFPYARQALPAFVAEHGQQPEVRRWLDAVATEIGGACQDSLVAETLQGWIDQDRKHTALKALQGLIWDAGYRRGDYTAHFYPEVAPVLKGWHASGLPLYVYSSGSVPAQKLFFGFSDAGDLSPLVSGWFDTEIGGKREADSYRNIVQAIGVPAGEILFLSDVVEELDAAREAGLQTRLIDRLDDYPMPRTGQAANGHDRVENFQQIQL
- a CDS encoding acireductone dioxygenase — protein: MSRLRIYDDTHPESPLLDSQDGAIIAAELQKIGVTFERWQATAPVAPGASQDEVFAAYRADIDRLVAERGFKSVDVASIAPDNPNRAELRKKFLDEHFHKEDEVRFFVAGSGLFTLHVGDKVYEIECVKDDLIAVPDGTTHWFDMGDEPSFVAIRFFTEPDGWVGHFTGTDIAQKFPRYVPTQAS
- a CDS encoding methylthioribulose 1-phosphate dehydratase; translation: MNAPTFPYDTARLSELAQLLIDNVRELAHAGWTPATSSNFSHRLDDRHAAITVSGKDKGRLIEDDIMVVDFDGLAVGRPLRPSAETLLHTQLYRRFPEIGCVLHTHSPVQTIASRLYAPQGHIRIEGYELLKAFAGNSTHDMAIDVPVFANTQDMNVLSAQVDALLDTQPLWGYLIDGHGLYAWGRDMAEARRHMEAFEFLFHCELELRKLRD